A window of the Gossypium hirsutum isolate 1008001.06 chromosome A05, Gossypium_hirsutum_v2.1, whole genome shotgun sequence genome harbors these coding sequences:
- the LOC121228933 gene encoding uncharacterized protein → MQVQPPLLEKETTMLFINTLKAPFITHMIGSTTKSFADIVMAGEMIENAIRGGKIEGEATKRLASRRKDNKVNNTSSYNSKAITVSQPRVTMVEQQDSQKQGSGSRQNSIKAVERLIKMRVVKFDDTPSIENPLPNHGDQGVNAVRDTGMRRIKEGVSEVRTSMKMIWEEMVKREMIISKERNKGGRDYCEFYAEEGHEIQKYDEFKALVQSLIDNKELKFYEVGSNEGHICTLEGALKNQNRPRIIISLPGSNEVETPTVPKVIIHKPISFPYKDNKRVPWNYNCHVSMPEKEDIASASKEAQGEGSYTRSGKRYDAEGVKVEPTKAKALDKGKGTETLVDEPVKEEEAREFLKFLKHSKYSVVEQLHKQPARISVLALLLSLEAHWEALMKVLNETYVTNDISVHKLDRLVSNISIDNFIYFNDDKIPPVCMGSAKALHITTRCKRYTLPSVLIDNGSALNVMPLSTLNRLPIVSSHMKACHNIVRAFDGTERKVMGRIDIPLMIGPNTYEVDFLVMDIKPFYNFLLGRPWIHSAGVVPSSLLQKLKLVADGQLVTL, encoded by the exons ATGCAGGTTCAACCACCGCTCTTGGAGAAAGAGACTACTATGCTGTTCATCAACACTTTAAAGGCCCCATTCATTACCCACATGATTGGAAGTACCACCAAGAGTTTTGCCGATATAGTTATGGCgggagaaatgattgagaacgccataagAGGTGGCAAGATAGAGGGGGAAGCTACTAAAAGATTGGCCTCAAGAAGGAAGGATAATAAGGTGAATAATACGAGTAGCTATAATTCAAAAGCGATTACGGTTAGTCAGCCCAGAGTAACTATGGTAGAACAACAAGATTCTCAAAAGCAGGGATCTGGTTCGAGACAGAATTCTATAAAG GCAGTTGAAAGACTAATCAAGATGAGGGTCGTAAAATTTGACGACACCCCTAGCATAGAGAACCCGTTGCCAAATCATGGTGATCAAGGAGTAAATGCAGTTAGGGATACGGGTATGAGAAGGATTAAAGAGGGCGTATCCGAGGTGAGAACATCGATGAAAATGATTTGggaagaaatggtgaaaagagAGATGATAATCTCTAAAGAGAGGAATAAAGGAGGAAGGGACTACTGTGAGTTCTATGCTGAAGAGGGGCACGAGATCCAAAAATACGATGAGTTTAAGGCCTTGGTACAAAGCCTTATAGACAACAAAGagctaaaattttatgaagttggCTCAAATGAGGGACATATATGCACATTAGAAGGTGCACTGAAGAATCAAAATCGGCCGAGGATTATTATTTCCTTACCAGGAAGTAATGAAGTTGAAACACCAACGGTACCGAAAGTCATCATTCATAAACCTatttcctttccttataaggataacaaAAGGGTACCCTGGAATTATAACTGTCATGTGTCAATGCCGGAGAAGGAGGATATAGCTAGTGCTTCTAAGGAAGCTCAAGGTGAGGGTTCTTACACACGTAGTGGGAAACGCTATGATGCAGAAGGCGTCAAAGTTGAGCCTACAAAAGCAAAAGCTTTAGACAAAGGAAAAGGGACCGAGACACTGGTTGATGAGCcagtgaaggaagaagaagctagagaatttttaaaattcttaaaacacaGTAAGTACAGCGTGGTTGAACAATTGCACAAACAACCAGCTCGTATATCAGTGTTGGCTTTGCTTCTAAGTTTAGAGGCACATTGGGAAGCATTAATGAAGGTGCTCAATGAGACTTATGTTACTAATGATATATCCGTCCACAAGTTGGATCGATTGGTTAGTAACATAAGTATtgacaatttcatttatttcaacgaTGATAAAATCCCACCGGTATGCATGGGATCAGCTAAGGCTTTGCATATTACCACTCGCTGCAAAAGATATACATTGCCGAGTGTGCTTATTGATAATGGGTCAGCCTTAAATGTCATGCCGTTGTCCACACTAAACAGATTACCCATTGTCAGTTctcacatgaaagcatgccataATATAGTgcgagcatttgatggcacggagagaaaggtcatgggaagaattgatatTCCTTTAATGATTGGGCCAAACACGTATGAGGTGGACTTTTTAGTGATGGACATCAAGCCCTTTTACAATTTCctgttggggaggccttggatacaTTCGGCAGGAGTGGTGCCCTCATCTCTGCTCCAAAAATTAAAGTTAGTAGCTGATGGACAGTTGGTCACACTATAA